One genomic segment of Pseudomonas fortuita includes these proteins:
- a CDS encoding DUF2062 domain-containing protein has protein sequence MPRRLFKRYMPDPTSIREHKSLRFFGKLLHDPNLWHLNRHSVARAMGVGLFAALIPIPMQMLLAAALAIPVRGNLPIAVSLVWLTNPLTMPPVFFVTYMTGAWLMQVPPRTLPDELTFEWITDQLATVWQPFLLGSVVCGVVLGIVAYFTTLLYWRWWIGRQWRRRKLRCSCTHAAAADQQPDAQRVEHSGGHQHEGDRRANADIRHP, from the coding sequence ATGCCGCGCCGACTTTTCAAACGCTACATGCCGGACCCGACCAGCATTCGGGAACACAAGTCCTTACGCTTTTTCGGCAAGCTGCTGCACGACCCCAACCTCTGGCACCTGAACCGCCACTCGGTGGCGCGGGCCATGGGGGTGGGCCTGTTCGCGGCGCTGATTCCCATCCCCATGCAGATGCTGCTGGCGGCGGCGCTGGCAATCCCGGTACGCGGCAACCTGCCGATCGCCGTCAGCCTGGTGTGGCTGACCAACCCGCTGACCATGCCGCCGGTGTTCTTCGTCACCTACATGACCGGCGCCTGGCTGATGCAGGTGCCGCCGCGCACCTTGCCCGACGAATTGACCTTCGAGTGGATCACCGACCAGCTTGCCACCGTGTGGCAGCCGTTCCTGCTGGGTTCGGTGGTGTGCGGGGTGGTGCTGGGCATCGTCGCCTACTTCACCACCCTGCTGTACTGGCGCTGGTGGATTGGCCGGCAGTGGCGCCGGCGCAAGCTCCGTTGCTCATGCACGCATGCCGCGGCCGCTGACCAGCAGCCGGATGCACAACGCGTAGAGCACAGCGGTGGCCACCAGCATGAAGGTGATCGCCGTGCCAATGCTGATATCCGACACCCCTAG
- a CDS encoding glutathione S-transferase has protein sequence MLKIWGRKNSSNVRKALWIAHELGLDFESIDAGGAFGVVNEPHYRALNPNGLVPMLEDGDLVLWESNTIVRYLCAEYGAEQGWYLDDPRQRALADKWMDWTTSSLATPFRPLFWGLLRTPEDQRDWVAINAAHKQCAQLLAIADETLAKQPYLSGDQIGMGDIPLGSFVYAWFEMPIERPAMRHLEAWYQRLKQRPAYQAAVMTALT, from the coding sequence ATGCTGAAGATCTGGGGCCGCAAGAATTCGAGCAATGTGCGCAAGGCGCTGTGGATCGCCCACGAGTTGGGCCTGGATTTCGAGTCCATCGACGCCGGCGGCGCTTTCGGTGTGGTCAACGAACCGCATTACCGCGCCCTCAACCCCAACGGCCTGGTGCCCATGCTCGAAGATGGCGACCTGGTGCTGTGGGAATCCAATACCATCGTCCGCTACTTGTGCGCCGAATACGGCGCGGAGCAGGGCTGGTACCTGGACGACCCGCGCCAGCGCGCCCTGGCCGACAAGTGGATGGACTGGACAACCTCGTCACTCGCCACCCCGTTCCGCCCGCTGTTCTGGGGCCTGCTGCGCACGCCTGAAGACCAGCGCGACTGGGTGGCGATCAACGCCGCGCACAAGCAATGTGCCCAGTTGCTGGCCATTGCTGACGAAACCCTGGCCAAACAACCTTACCTGTCCGGTGACCAGATCGGCATGGGCGACATCCCACTGGGTAGCTTTGTCTATGCCTGGTTTGAAATGCCCATCGAGCGCCCGGCCATGCGCCACCTCGAAGCCTGGTATCAACGTCTGAAACAGCGCCCGGCCTACCAGGCGGCAGTGATGACTGCACTGACCTGA
- a CDS encoding fimbrial biogenesis chaperone, giving the protein MSFTSPRLRSAACLFALLGCLNSAHAALTLSNSRIIHESDKNSSSVTVGNPSTKTYAAQAWVNTETDDTTTAVPLIASPALFRIQPGDEQSVQINRLPNDLPQDRESLFFFNLQEIPQAEANERNTLNIALRTRIKLFYRPSQLKGNPQTHLKDLKWSVQRLEGQLRLVVDNPSPFHFTFGMLEVKGKGKTEPLKGREMVAPFGRQTYTLASTTESDDLSLTLNAYNDYGGITPAITVPLPVAVQ; this is encoded by the coding sequence ATGTCATTCACTTCTCCCCGGCTGCGCTCTGCCGCCTGTCTGTTCGCGTTGCTCGGCTGCCTGAACAGCGCTCACGCAGCTCTAACACTCAGCAACAGCCGCATCATCCACGAAAGCGACAAGAACAGTAGCTCCGTCACAGTCGGCAATCCCAGTACGAAAACCTACGCGGCGCAAGCGTGGGTCAACACCGAAACGGACGACACCACCACGGCCGTGCCGTTGATCGCCTCTCCCGCCCTGTTCCGCATACAACCGGGCGATGAGCAGTCGGTACAGATCAACCGCCTGCCCAATGACCTGCCGCAAGATCGCGAGTCGCTGTTTTTCTTCAACCTGCAAGAAATCCCCCAGGCCGAGGCCAATGAGCGTAATACCCTCAACATCGCCTTGCGCACCCGGATCAAGCTGTTTTACCGGCCGAGCCAGCTCAAAGGCAACCCGCAAACCCACCTCAAAGACCTGAAGTGGTCAGTGCAGCGCCTCGAGGGCCAACTGCGCCTGGTGGTCGACAACCCCTCGCCGTTCCACTTCACGTTCGGCATGCTCGAAGTCAAGGGCAAGGGCAAGACAGAACCGCTCAAAGGGCGCGAAATGGTAGCGCCGTTCGGGCGCCAAACCTACACGCTTGCCAGCACCACGGAGTCGGACGACCTTTCATTGACGCTCAATGCGTACAATGATTACGGCGGGATCACGCCAGCCATCACGGTGCCTCTGCCCGTCGCGGTCCAGTAA
- a CDS encoding ABC transporter ATP-binding protein, whose protein sequence is MSSALSIRQLTKTYGNGFQALKGIDLDVAEGDFFALLGPNGAGKSTTIGILSTLVNKTSGTVNVFGHDLDREPAALKRCLGVVPQEFNFNQFEKTFDIVVTQAGYYGIPPKLAKERAEQYLTQLGLWDKRDVQSRSLSGGMKRRLMIARALIHEPRLLILDEPTAGVDIELRRSMWSFLTELNQKGITIILTTHYLEEAEQLCRNIGIIDHGTIVENTSMRKLLGKLHVETFVLDLRQDLAQAPALQGYPCRLLTPHTLEVQVDKDIGITALFGQLALQNIEVQSLRNKTNRLEELFVSLVEKNLSKVAV, encoded by the coding sequence ATGAGTTCTGCCCTGTCCATCCGACAGCTGACCAAGACCTACGGTAATGGCTTCCAGGCCCTCAAGGGCATCGACCTGGATGTTGCCGAAGGTGACTTCTTCGCCTTGCTTGGCCCCAACGGCGCCGGCAAATCCACCACCATCGGCATCCTCTCGACCTTGGTCAACAAGACCAGCGGTACGGTCAACGTGTTCGGCCATGACCTGGACCGTGAGCCGGCGGCGCTCAAGCGCTGCCTGGGTGTGGTGCCGCAGGAATTCAACTTCAACCAGTTCGAGAAAACCTTCGACATCGTCGTGACCCAGGCCGGCTACTACGGTATCCCGCCGAAGCTGGCCAAGGAACGCGCCGAGCAGTACCTGACCCAGCTCGGCCTGTGGGACAAACGCGATGTGCAGTCGCGCTCGTTGTCGGGCGGGATGAAGCGCCGGTTGATGATTGCCCGTGCACTGATCCACGAGCCGCGCCTGCTGATCCTCGACGAGCCGACCGCCGGGGTAGACATCGAGTTGCGCCGCTCGATGTGGAGCTTTCTCACCGAGCTCAACCAGAAGGGCATCACCATCATCCTGACTACCCACTACCTGGAAGAAGCCGAGCAGCTGTGCCGTAACATCGGCATCATCGACCACGGCACCATCGTCGAGAACACCAGCATGCGCAAGCTGCTGGGCAAGCTGCATGTCGAGACCTTCGTCCTCGACCTCAGGCAGGACCTGGCCCAGGCGCCGGCCCTGCAGGGCTACCCATGCCGCCTGCTGACGCCGCACACCCTTGAAGTGCAGGTGGACAAGGACATTGGCATTACCGCGCTGTTCGGCCAGCTGGCGCTGCAGAACATCGAGGTGCAGAGCCTGCGCAACAAGACCAACCGACTTGAGGAGCTGTTTGTGTCCCTGGTGGAAAAAAACCTGTCGAAGGTGGCCGTATGA
- a CDS encoding ABC transporter permease, translating into MSVELRTNWVALNTIVYREVRRFLRIWPQTLLPPAITMVLYFVIFGNLIGRQIGDMGGFTYMQYIVPGLIMMSVITNSYGNVVSSFFGSKFQRSIEELMVSPVSPHTILVGYVLGGVLRGLAVGVIVTILSMFFTDLQVHHLGVTVVVVLLTATIFSLLGFVNAVFARNFDDISIIPTFVLTPLTYLGGVFYSINLLPPFWQTVSLANPVLHMVNSFRYGILGVSDISIGTAITFMLVATAVLYALCIRLLVSGRGMRA; encoded by the coding sequence ATGAGTGTGGAACTGCGCACCAACTGGGTCGCCCTGAACACCATCGTCTACCGCGAGGTGCGGCGCTTCTTGCGCATCTGGCCGCAAACCTTGCTGCCGCCTGCCATCACCATGGTCCTGTACTTCGTCATCTTCGGTAACCTGATCGGCCGGCAGATCGGCGATATGGGTGGCTTCACCTACATGCAGTACATCGTGCCGGGGCTGATCATGATGTCGGTGATTACCAACTCTTACGGCAACGTGGTGTCGAGCTTCTTCGGCAGCAAGTTCCAGCGCTCGATCGAAGAGCTGATGGTGTCGCCGGTGTCGCCGCACACCATTCTCGTCGGCTATGTGCTGGGGGGCGTGCTGCGCGGCCTGGCGGTCGGTGTGATCGTGACCATCCTGTCGATGTTCTTTACCGACCTGCAGGTGCACCACCTGGGCGTGACCGTGGTCGTGGTGCTGCTGACGGCCACCATCTTCTCGCTGCTGGGGTTCGTCAACGCCGTGTTTGCACGCAACTTCGACGATATCTCGATCATTCCGACCTTTGTGCTGACGCCGCTGACCTACCTGGGCGGGGTGTTCTACTCGATCAACCTGTTACCGCCATTCTGGCAGACCGTATCGCTGGCAAACCCGGTGCTGCACATGGTCAACTCGTTCCGCTACGGCATCCTAGGGGTGTCGGATATCAGCATTGGCACGGCGATCACCTTCATGCTGGTGGCCACCGCTGTGCTCTACGCGTTGTGCATCCGGCTGCTGGTCAGCGGCCGCGGCATGCGTGCATGA
- a CDS encoding acyl-CoA dehydrogenase, producing the protein MLLLWLVVLVIGAAYLTHRRLAPLQILGIMAAYVLLMGIFSSAPGWLLALIWVVLALKIALVALPEWRRKVFTAPVFRWFQRTLPPMSQTEREAIDAGTVWWDGELFSGRPDWRTLLAYPAPKLTEEEQAFIDGPTEALCAMVSDWQIGQDLDLPPEAWQHIKENGFFALIIPKEYGGKGFSAYAHSQVAMKLATRSGDLASTVMVPNSLGPAELLLHYGTDEQRNHYLPRLARGDEIPCFALTGPLAGSDAGAMPDTGIICKGQWRGEEVLGLRLNWEKRYITLGPVATLLGLAFKAYDPDHLLGEQEELGISLALIPTDTPGVEIGKRHLPLGAAFMNGPNSGKDVFVPLDMLIGGQAMLGKGWMMLMNCLSVGRSISLPAVGTGAAKYTSLVTGQYANIREQFNVPLAAFEGIQESLARIGGNAWLMDSARLLTAKAVDLGEKPSVLSAILKYHLTERGRECIQHAMDVHGGKGIIMGPNNYLGRNWQGAPIFITVEGANILSRNLMIFGQGAIRCHPFVLKEMALAGREDREQALIEFDDLLMKHIMFAAGNAASTLVFNLGLGHLEPVPGDALSQGYFRALNRQAAAFALLADLSMMLLGGALKRRERLSARLGDVLSYLYLSSAALKRYHDLGSPEHMQPLLRWAMEESLGQAEKALDQLLDNFPNRFVGCALRLLVFPFGRRHTGPSDELDAEIAALIGRSKGDPALEELLAGCFRPQAKGDPVAQLQRASDLLDETAPARKELHQALKDGKVKPRHGQSSIDAAVEAGILQQSECQRLQALEAARRLVIDVDAFDPQTLLPTKGQVR; encoded by the coding sequence ATGTTGCTGTTGTGGTTGGTAGTGCTGGTGATCGGCGCGGCGTACCTCACGCACCGGCGCCTGGCGCCCTTGCAGATTCTCGGCATCATGGCGGCCTATGTGCTGCTGATGGGCATTTTCAGCAGTGCCCCTGGCTGGCTACTGGCCCTGATCTGGGTGGTGCTGGCCCTGAAGATCGCTTTGGTGGCACTGCCGGAGTGGCGGCGCAAAGTGTTTACCGCTCCGGTGTTCCGCTGGTTCCAGCGCACCCTGCCACCCATGTCGCAAACCGAGCGCGAAGCCATCGATGCTGGCACGGTCTGGTGGGACGGTGAACTGTTCAGCGGCCGCCCAGACTGGCGCACCCTGCTGGCCTACCCGGCACCAAAGCTGACCGAAGAAGAGCAGGCGTTCATCGATGGGCCTACGGAAGCACTGTGCGCCATGGTCAGCGACTGGCAGATCGGCCAGGACCTGGACCTGCCGCCCGAAGCCTGGCAGCACATCAAGGAGAACGGCTTCTTCGCCCTGATCATTCCCAAGGAATACGGTGGCAAGGGCTTCTCTGCCTACGCGCACTCGCAGGTTGCGATGAAACTGGCCACACGCAGTGGCGACCTGGCCTCCACGGTCATGGTGCCCAACTCCCTCGGCCCGGCCGAACTGCTGCTGCATTACGGCACCGATGAACAACGCAACCACTACCTGCCACGCCTGGCCCGCGGCGATGAGATCCCCTGCTTCGCACTCACTGGCCCCCTGGCCGGGTCCGACGCGGGCGCCATGCCCGACACCGGCATCATCTGCAAGGGCCAGTGGCGCGGCGAAGAAGTGCTGGGCCTGCGCCTGAACTGGGAAAAGCGCTACATCACCCTGGGCCCGGTCGCGACTTTGCTGGGCCTGGCATTCAAGGCCTACGACCCGGACCACTTGCTGGGCGAGCAGGAGGAACTGGGTATCAGCCTGGCCCTGATCCCCACCGACACCCCCGGTGTCGAGATCGGCAAACGCCACCTGCCGCTGGGCGCGGCCTTCATGAACGGCCCCAACAGCGGCAAGGACGTGTTCGTGCCGCTGGACATGCTGATAGGCGGCCAAGCCATGCTCGGCAAGGGCTGGATGATGCTGATGAACTGCCTGTCGGTAGGGCGCTCCATTTCCCTGCCAGCGGTCGGCACTGGTGCGGCCAAGTACACCAGCCTGGTCACTGGCCAGTACGCGAACATACGCGAGCAGTTCAACGTGCCGCTGGCGGCCTTCGAGGGCATCCAGGAATCGCTGGCACGCATTGGCGGCAACGCCTGGTTGATGGACAGCGCTCGCCTGCTGACCGCCAAGGCCGTGGACCTGGGCGAGAAGCCTTCGGTGCTGTCGGCAATCCTCAAGTACCACCTTACCGAACGTGGGCGCGAATGCATTCAGCACGCCATGGACGTGCACGGCGGCAAAGGCATCATCATGGGCCCCAACAATTACCTGGGTCGCAACTGGCAAGGGGCGCCGATCTTCATCACGGTCGAGGGCGCGAACATTCTCTCGCGCAACCTGATGATCTTCGGCCAGGGTGCCATCCGCTGCCATCCATTCGTGCTGAAGGAAATGGCCTTGGCCGGGCGCGAAGACCGGGAGCAGGCACTGATAGAGTTCGACGACCTGCTGATGAAACACATCATGTTCGCAGCCGGCAATGCCGCCAGCACGCTGGTGTTCAACCTGGGCCTTGGGCACCTCGAGCCAGTACCTGGGGATGCCTTGAGCCAAGGTTACTTCCGTGCCCTCAACCGTCAGGCCGCCGCCTTCGCCCTGCTGGCTGACCTGTCGATGATGCTGCTGGGCGGTGCGCTCAAGCGCCGCGAACGCCTTAGCGCGCGCCTGGGCGATGTGCTCAGCTACCTGTACCTGTCCAGCGCCGCGCTCAAGCGCTATCACGACCTGGGCTCACCCGAGCATATGCAGCCCTTGCTGCGCTGGGCCATGGAAGAAAGCCTGGGCCAGGCGGAAAAAGCTCTTGATCAGCTGCTCGACAATTTTCCTAACCGTTTCGTTGGCTGCGCACTACGCCTGCTGGTTTTCCCCTTCGGCCGCCGCCACACCGGGCCAAGCGACGAACTGGATGCCGAGATCGCGGCCCTGATAGGGCGCAGCAAGGGCGATCCGGCGCTGGAAGAGCTGCTGGCGGGCTGCTTCAGGCCGCAGGCCAAAGGCGACCCGGTGGCGCAGCTGCAACGGGCAAGCGATTTGCTGGATGAAACAGCGCCCGCGCGCAAGGAACTGCATCAGGCGCTGAAGGACGGCAAAGTGAAGCCTCGACATGGGCAATCGTCAATCGACGCGGCAGTTGAGGCGGGCATCCTTCAGCAGAGCGAGTGCCAGCGGCTGCAAGCGTTGGAAGCCGCGCGAAGACTGGTGATCGATGTGGATGCCTTCGACCCACAAACGCTGCTACCAACCAAAGGCCAAGTGCGCTGA
- a CDS encoding fimbrial protein, whose product MKIAIIPLALAFASTAAMAAPATGTINFYGAVTDGGPCPIEVVDPDSGVPARVELGHPYTSHFKNVGDKTEPRQFALKITPNSECSIPSGTEVDVTFNAVGSPVGPASDLFPLVAGGTSTPDLAISIRDKTDTRLAPGETSARYLLDELAPTLMLFSAHYEAISTPVKEGSALANVNFVVNLP is encoded by the coding sequence ATGAAGATAGCCATCATCCCTCTGGCACTGGCGTTCGCCAGCACTGCCGCCATGGCAGCACCGGCAACAGGCACTATCAATTTCTATGGCGCAGTGACCGATGGGGGCCCATGCCCCATCGAGGTGGTTGACCCCGACTCCGGCGTCCCTGCCCGCGTTGAACTGGGCCATCCATACACAAGCCACTTCAAAAACGTCGGCGATAAGACCGAGCCTCGTCAGTTTGCCCTCAAGATCACACCCAACAGTGAGTGCAGTATCCCTAGCGGCACGGAAGTGGATGTCACTTTTAATGCCGTAGGCAGCCCTGTTGGCCCAGCAAGCGACCTGTTCCCGCTCGTGGCTGGCGGTACCTCGACCCCGGATCTCGCCATCTCGATCCGCGACAAGACCGATACCCGCCTCGCCCCGGGAGAAACCTCGGCGAGGTACCTGCTGGACGAACTTGCTCCCACGCTCATGCTGTTCTCCGCCCATTACGAGGCCATCAGCACACCGGTCAAGGAAGGGTCTGCGCTCGCCAACGTGAATTTCGTCGTTAACCTTCCATAA
- a CDS encoding autotransporter outer membrane beta-barrel domain-containing protein codes for MSQVSHAVTIVDDQLNIGQDTPLDSYRVNRGAELVAEGATTERIDVRAGTLRMTDSTVTGNGTDAVSVVNGNAIISGNSKVVSDRVGLRLQRSDLEGSTATVVNSHVEGGQGGALLSANSTLNLEGSTLVGEGTSSAATLFGNAALNAQGSTLTGAGSGLEIISDSAFTEPAKVTLVGSTVEGKDGSAIVVGDYPGRPAKAAVQVGPGSSLVGSNGILLEVLGNSAATMAVEGSALVGDVKVEAGSSASISLDKDASLTGRLENVEALSVANRARWNMVEDSTVGSLALNAGSVRFGEADQYQRLTVGELSGNGTFIMDADFSTGQTDFLEVTGSATGAHSLLVGSSGADPLEASQLHLVHAGSGDAQFSLLNGSVDLGAFSYELAQRGNDWFLDGSRKIISPGTASVLALFNTAPTVWYGELTTLRSRMGELRQDEGKAGGWVRAYGNKFNVSTTAGSGYQQVQQGFSIGADAPLPVGDGQWLVGVMAGHSSSDLNLDRGASADVKSYYLGLYSTWLDAASGYYFDGVVKLNRFDNSSEVTLSDGKRTKGDYDNLGLGVSAEFGRHVELGNGYFVEPYTQWSAVSIEGKDYQLDNGLRANSDDTRSLLGKVGATVGRTYDLGQGRFAQPYVRLAYAHEFVNSNDVKVNDNRFDNDLSGSRGELGAGLAISLNERLQLHADFDYSNGEHIEQPWGANVGVRYSW; via the coding sequence ATGTCACAAGTCAGCCACGCGGTTACGATTGTCGATGATCAGTTGAACATTGGCCAAGATACGCCTCTTGACAGCTACCGCGTCAACCGGGGGGCGGAACTGGTTGCCGAAGGTGCCACAACCGAAAGGATCGATGTGCGTGCCGGTACGCTTCGGATGACCGACAGCACTGTCACGGGTAATGGCACTGATGCCGTTTCGGTGGTCAATGGGAATGCCATCATCTCTGGCAATTCGAAGGTTGTCAGCGACCGCGTCGGTTTGCGTTTGCAGCGTAGCGATCTCGAGGGGTCCACAGCGACAGTGGTCAACAGCCATGTGGAGGGGGGGCAAGGCGGTGCGCTGCTGTCGGCGAATTCTACCTTGAACCTGGAGGGCAGCACCTTGGTCGGAGAGGGCACATCCAGTGCCGCCACGTTGTTTGGCAACGCCGCGCTAAATGCCCAAGGCAGCACCTTGACGGGGGCAGGCAGTGGCTTGGAGATAATCAGTGACAGTGCATTCACGGAACCCGCCAAGGTCACCCTGGTGGGCAGCACAGTGGAGGGCAAGGATGGCTCGGCGATTGTCGTCGGCGACTATCCTGGCAGGCCAGCGAAGGCCGCTGTCCAGGTAGGGCCCGGTTCGAGTCTGGTGGGCAGCAATGGCATCCTGCTGGAGGTGCTGGGCAACTCGGCAGCGACGATGGCTGTCGAGGGCAGTGCGTTGGTCGGCGATGTGAAGGTGGAAGCGGGCTCCAGTGCGAGCATCAGCCTCGACAAAGACGCAAGCCTGACCGGGCGCCTGGAAAACGTCGAGGCATTGTCCGTGGCCAACCGCGCGCGCTGGAATATGGTCGAAGACAGCACCGTTGGCAGCCTGGCCCTGAATGCAGGCTCGGTACGTTTTGGCGAAGCCGATCAGTACCAGCGCCTGACGGTTGGGGAGTTGAGTGGCAATGGCACCTTCATCATGGATGCCGATTTCAGCACCGGGCAAACTGACTTTCTTGAAGTGACCGGCTCTGCCACGGGTGCTCACAGCCTGCTGGTTGGCAGCAGCGGCGCGGATCCGCTGGAGGCAAGCCAGCTTCACCTGGTTCATGCTGGCAGTGGTGATGCACAGTTTTCGCTCCTCAACGGCTCGGTCGACCTTGGCGCGTTCTCCTATGAACTGGCGCAGCGGGGTAACGACTGGTTCCTGGATGGTTCGAGGAAGATCATCAGCCCGGGCACGGCGTCGGTGCTGGCCTTGTTCAACACCGCCCCTACTGTCTGGTATGGCGAACTCACCACGCTGCGTAGCCGTATGGGTGAATTGCGCCAGGATGAAGGCAAGGCGGGTGGCTGGGTCCGGGCATACGGCAACAAATTCAATGTATCGACCACAGCCGGCAGCGGCTATCAACAGGTCCAGCAAGGGTTCTCCATCGGTGCCGATGCCCCGCTGCCGGTGGGTGATGGGCAGTGGCTGGTCGGGGTCATGGCGGGCCATAGCAGTTCGGACCTGAACCTTGATCGCGGGGCTTCGGCCGACGTGAAAAGCTATTACCTGGGGCTTTACAGCACGTGGCTGGATGCCGCGAGCGGGTATTACTTCGACGGTGTCGTCAAACTCAACCGGTTTGACAACTCCTCCGAGGTGACCCTCAGTGATGGCAAGCGTACCAAGGGTGATTACGACAACCTCGGGCTGGGCGTGTCTGCCGAGTTCGGCCGCCATGTCGAACTGGGCAATGGCTATTTCGTCGAGCCCTACACCCAATGGTCGGCCGTCAGTATCGAAGGCAAGGATTACCAGCTGGATAACGGCCTGCGGGCAAATAGCGACGATACCCGCTCGCTGCTGGGCAAAGTCGGCGCTACCGTGGGCCGTACCTACGACCTTGGCCAAGGGCGCTTCGCTCAGCCATACGTGCGCCTGGCATACGCTCATGAGTTCGTCAACAGTAACGACGTCAAAGTCAATGACAACCGTTTCGACAACGACCTGTCCGGCTCACGTGGTGAACTGGGGGCGGGGCTGGCGATATCACTTAACGAGCGGCTGCAACTGCATGCCGATTTCGACTACAGCAATGGTGAACACATTGAACAGCCCTGGGGGGCGAATGTCGGGGTGCGCTACAGCTGGTGA
- a CDS encoding PA2817 family protein, whose translation MANPHLEYHLQLLNHLRTILVALGEAEQVPQESHGLFLERFDEMLTLLPQDPLESQYLGQDLLCQVVQRYPQIAHLVPRDLLWFFGGDCLHYMPDEELALYQQLEELRYEAGERGEPFDWHQHKQLLSLSGNSQNQ comes from the coding sequence ATGGCCAACCCACATCTGGAATACCACCTGCAACTGCTGAACCACCTGCGCACTATCCTGGTGGCACTGGGTGAAGCCGAGCAGGTACCGCAGGAGAGCCACGGCCTGTTCCTCGAACGCTTCGACGAAATGCTCACCCTGCTGCCGCAAGACCCGCTGGAAAGCCAGTATCTGGGCCAAGACCTGCTCTGCCAGGTAGTCCAGCGCTACCCTCAAATTGCCCACTTGGTGCCACGCGACCTGTTGTGGTTCTTCGGTGGCGACTGCCTGCACTACATGCCCGACGAGGAACTCGCGCTGTATCAACAACTTGAGGAACTGCGCTACGAAGCCGGTGAACGCGGCGAACCTTTCGACTGGCACCAGCACAAGCAACTGCTTAGCCTGTCAGGTAACAGCCAGAACCAATGA